Proteins encoded together in one Candidatus Caldatribacterium sp. window:
- the pstA gene encoding phosphate ABC transporter permease PstA: MTKGLQTDAFLLQKKRKEKVFLVLAAAALLFALTVLFALLIDAFLDGLPRLSLKFLTGFPSRNPEKAGILPAMVGSIYVTVLTILFAVPLGVGGAIYLEVYAPKNWMSSIIETSIATLSGVPSIIYGMLGLELFARTLQLGRSLLTGALTLALLVLPIVIVSARESLRAVPQSLWEGALALEATRWQALKDQILPVAFPGILTGIIFTVSRAIGEAAPLIMVGALTYVAFLPEGLFSPFTTLPIQIFNWVSRPQKAFHANAAAGIVVLLAVTLSLNALSIILRGRLEKKLPPQAF; this comes from the coding sequence CGATGCGTTCCTCCTGCAAAAAAAGAGGAAAGAAAAGGTTTTCCTTGTTCTTGCCGCTGCCGCCTTACTTTTTGCCCTCACCGTTCTTTTTGCCCTCCTCATCGATGCTTTCCTCGACGGCCTTCCCCGCCTGAGCCTGAAGTTCCTCACGGGCTTTCCCTCCCGAAATCCAGAAAAGGCGGGGATACTTCCGGCCATGGTGGGAAGCATATACGTCACGGTCCTCACGATTCTTTTTGCCGTTCCCCTTGGTGTTGGTGGGGCAATTTACCTTGAGGTGTACGCTCCGAAAAACTGGATGAGTTCCATCATAGAAACAAGCATTGCTACTCTGAGTGGAGTCCCTTCCATCATCTACGGCATGCTTGGCCTTGAGCTTTTTGCCCGAACGCTGCAGCTTGGCCGAAGCCTCCTCACCGGTGCCCTGACTCTGGCGCTCCTTGTCCTTCCCATCGTCATTGTCTCTGCCCGGGAGAGCCTTCGGGCAGTACCCCAGTCCCTCTGGGAAGGCGCATTGGCCCTTGAGGCTACCCGCTGGCAGGCCCTTAAAGACCAGATACTCCCGGTAGCGTTCCCGGGAATTCTCACCGGCATCATCTTCACCGTCTCCCGGGCCATAGGGGAAGCTGCTCCGCTCATCATGGTCGGAGCCCTCACGTACGTTGCTTTCCTGCCAGAAGGACTCTTTTCTCCCTTCACCACCCTTCCCATCCAGATTTTCAACTGGGTTTCAAGGCCCCAGAAGGCCTTCCATGCCAACGCCGCCGCAGGAATCGTGGTCCTCCTTGCCGTAACCCTAAGCCTCAACGCCCTCTCCATTATTCTTCGGGGGAGACTCGAGAAAAAGCTGCCACCTCAAGCTTTTTGA